The DNA window GGGGCGCTGGACGCAGATAATTAATGTGATAAATTCGCTCCGGGTATTGTTGGGGCGATGAAAATGAATTTCTCACAGACGAAGGATGAGCGCCTTTTGGCGTTCTACGAAAATATTCGACGGCAGGTCGATCTGGATACGCGAGCGGGCGGTCGCTACCGGTTTGCCGGTGAGGGCGTGAAACAATACGCCGAAAGACTACGCGAAGAAATCGACCGGCGGCAGTTGCGGTTCATTCCGATCGATTGGCCTCGATAATTGACCGGGCGTGTCACATGGCGAAGTTCGATGAACGGACAATCGCGAATATGGACGTGGTGCTTGAGGAAGCCTGCCGCGATCTACCCAACGGCGGCGACCATAAAAGCAGGAAGTACGTTGCGAAAAAGCTGATGCAAAGTGTGAAAAAAGGAAACGTTACGCTAGAAGGATTGCGACCTGTGGCCCGCCGCGCGCTTTCTGAATTGTCGAGCCGCAAGTCGGGTTAGTTCGACGCACGCGCGCAACTCATTCACGATCCCGCGCCAGTTTCCGCTTTCCCCAATGATGATCTTTACGTGAGCTATCAAACACGGGCTCAACGCGACGGTTCAGCGCCCGCATCGCGCCGATCCGGGCGAACATCGTCGGACCGTCATGTACTGCAACCAGTAACAACGCCTGCATCGCCGCCTGCCATTCTTCAGCGTCGTGTTCGGCCTTGGACAGTTTGGTGATGTAGAGGGCCGCGTCGCGCAGGTGATCAGTCTTTTGCCGCCCGGCAACATAATCGGATCAAAGAACCGATTTACTCGTGACGGCTACTGTAAAATAGCAGCGCGATCAGCCCGCAACTGATCAATAGTGATAGCGCCGCACCAATACCCATCGCAATATAGTCGTTCTCCGAAACCGCAATGTCTGAGGTCGTCATCCACATATCGTAACCAATCCAAATGGTGGCCGAAAGCATCCCCAGCAAAGCCGCCAAGATTATCCAATTTCCTGCTTTCATAGTGAGGTGTCCTTGTCGGAAACTCAATCCGGCTAGTAAGCGCAGTCGAATTGGGTGATGCTCTTGGTTCATGAGAGATGCTTTTAGCCTGATTTGGTTGGCGCTGATCGGATTGTTCCGGTCGCGAGCGTCGCTGCAAGTTGAGATCTTGACGCTTCGTCATCAACTCAACGTGCTGCGGCGTAAATCGCCGCAGCGACTAACCTTCACCAGCATCGACCGGTTGGTATTTGCCGGGTTGTATCGGCTGGCACCTGGCGTGCTGGACGCTTTGAAGATCGTCAGGCCGGAGACCGTGATCCGCTGGCATCGTGCCGGCTTCAGAGCATATTGGCGCTGGAAATCGAGACCGCGCAGCGGCCGTCCAACGACCCGCCGGAGATCCGTCAGCTCATTCGCGAGATAGGTCTCGCCAACCCATTATGGGGCGCACCACGGATTCATGGCGAGCTTCTCAAGCTCGGCATCGATGTCGCACAAACCACCGTTGCAAAGTATATGGCGAGGGGAAGGCGACCGCCGTCCCAAGGGTGGAAGACGTTCCTTCATAATCACGCCGACGGCATCGCGTCGATGGACCTATTCGTGGTTCCGACAATCTCATTCCGACTGCTCTACGGGTTGCTGATACTGCAACACGATCGCCGCCAAATCCTGTGGCTGGGAGTGACTGCGCACCCGACGGCTGAATGGATTTCGCGCCAGCTCACCGAGGCCTATGGTTGGAACGCAGCACCGCGATACATCATTCGTGACCGCGATGCCGTCTACGGTGACGTCCTCATCCGCCGCCTTCGGGCGATGGGCATTCGGGATAGGCCAACCGCGCCGCGATCGCCGTGGCAGAACGGGTATTGTGAAAGGGCGATCGGTTCGATCAGGCGGGAATGTCTTGACCACGTTGTCGTGTTCGGCGAGCGGCATCTTCGCCATCTGCTGCGATCTTACGCGACCTACTATAACGAGACGCGCACGCACCTGTCCTTGAATAAAGACTCGCCCCTATCGCGTACTGTTAAGAGGGCAGGGCGTATTCTTTGCCGCCCAATCCTCGGCGGACTGCATCACAAATATGTCCGGATTTGATTTGCGACAGGCACAGGGAGCCGTATGCCCGAATTGGGCCCGTACGGATCTGTGCGGGGGGCGCGAGGTAACTCGCGTCCCTACCGCGAAAGTGGCCGAACCACGGTCGGAACGACGCGATTGACCCACACTCGACCTTAGCGATCTTGGGG is part of the Bradyrhizobium erythrophlei genome and encodes:
- a CDS encoding integrase core domain-containing protein, with the protein product MALEIETAQRPSNDPPEIRQLIREIGLANPLWGAPRIHGELLKLGIDVAQTTVAKYMARGRRPPSQGWKTFLHNHADGIASMDLFVVPTISFRLLYGLLILQHDRRQILWLGVTAHPTAEWISRQLTEAYGWNAAPRYIIRDRDAVYGDVLIRRLRAMGIRDRPTAPRSPWQNGYCERAIGSIRRECLDHVVVFGERHLRHLLRSYATYYNETRTHLSLNKDSPLSRTVKRAGRILCRPILGGLHHKYVRI